In the Micromonospora narathiwatensis genome, one interval contains:
- a CDS encoding TetR/AcrR family transcriptional regulator has translation MAPQTAAPARGTRPRNRRALILAAATDLFHRRGYDRLTMGDLAEAVGIGPSALYRHFSGKQHLLREVLTDGLAPVRQVLTELDVTDRAAALRRLGALAVDHRPLGVLWQREARHLTREDRTAFRGELHEIGALLTGHVRALRPALDPAGAELLAWSMIGVLTSISFHRVELPRPDYDDLLAHLAGAVLDTPLPAGFTAAPPPRPGPAALVPASRREALLNEAVRMFAVHGFTEVGIEEIAAAVGITGPSVYHHFPSKLDLLVTALRRGAAVLLTDLSAVHRTATSASDGLGALVRSYLGFTRAHHELVDLLITEVDHLPDDERRHSRQTQRDYLDEWVHLLRAVHPGLEPAAARIRVQAVLTVANDAARTPRVRANPALPAALEAIATRLLHLPG, from the coding sequence GTGGCACCGCAGACCGCCGCGCCCGCCCGGGGCACCCGGCCCCGCAACCGGCGGGCGCTGATCCTCGCCGCCGCCACCGACCTGTTCCACCGGCGCGGCTACGACCGGCTCACCATGGGCGACCTGGCCGAGGCGGTCGGCATCGGCCCGTCCGCCCTGTACCGGCACTTCAGCGGCAAGCAGCACCTGCTGCGCGAGGTCCTCACCGACGGCCTCGCGCCGGTGCGGCAGGTCCTGACCGAACTCGACGTGACCGACCGGGCGGCCGCCCTGCGCCGCCTGGGCGCCCTCGCCGTCGACCACCGGCCGCTCGGCGTGCTGTGGCAGCGGGAGGCCCGGCACCTGACCCGCGAGGACCGGACTGCCTTCCGCGGCGAGCTGCACGAGATCGGCGCGCTGCTCACCGGCCACGTACGCGCCCTGCGCCCGGCACTCGACCCGGCCGGCGCCGAATTGCTCGCCTGGTCGATGATCGGCGTCCTGACCAGCATTTCCTTCCACCGGGTCGAGCTGCCCCGCCCCGACTACGACGACCTGCTGGCCCACCTGGCCGGCGCCGTGCTGGACACGCCGCTGCCGGCCGGCTTCACCGCCGCGCCTCCGCCCCGGCCCGGCCCGGCCGCCCTGGTCCCGGCGTCGCGACGCGAGGCGCTGCTCAACGAGGCCGTACGAATGTTCGCCGTCCACGGCTTCACCGAGGTCGGCATCGAGGAGATCGCCGCCGCCGTCGGCATCACCGGTCCGAGCGTCTACCACCACTTCCCCAGCAAGCTCGACCTGCTGGTCACCGCCCTCCGGCGCGGTGCCGCCGTCCTGCTCACCGACCTCTCCGCGGTCCACCGCACCGCCACCAGCGCCAGCGACGGGCTCGGCGCGCTCGTCCGCTCCTACCTCGGCTTCACCCGGGCCCACCACGAACTGGTCGACCTGCTGATCACCGAGGTCGACCACCTGCCGGACGACGAACGCCGGCACAGCCGGCAGACCCAACGCGACTACCTCGACGAATGGGTGCACCTGCTGCGCGCCGTACATCCCGGCCTCGAACCCGCCGCCGCCCGGATCCGGGTCCAAGCCGTGCTCACCGTCGCCAACGATGCCGCCCGCACCCCACGGGTACGCGCGAACCCGGCCCTCCCGGCGGCGCTGGAAGCCATCGCCACACGGCTGCTGCACCTGCCCGGGTGA
- a CDS encoding MaoC/PaaZ C-terminal domain-containing protein, with product MSTADIRVGTELPPLRIPPVSRTTLALFAGASGDHNPIHIDIDVARSAGLDDVFAHGMLSMAYLGRLLTGWVPQDRIRSYRVRFSAITPVHGEPTCTGRVVAVTDGLATIELAVTLADGTTTLTGEAVIDVT from the coding sequence ATGAGCACGGCAGACATCCGGGTCGGCACCGAGCTGCCGCCGCTGCGGATCCCGCCGGTGTCCCGGACCACGCTGGCGCTCTTCGCCGGCGCCTCCGGCGACCACAACCCGATACATATCGACATCGATGTGGCCCGCTCCGCCGGGCTCGACGACGTGTTCGCCCACGGCATGCTCTCCATGGCGTACCTCGGGCGGCTGCTGACCGGGTGGGTGCCGCAGGACCGGATCCGCTCCTACCGGGTGCGCTTCTCCGCGATCACCCCGGTGCACGGCGAACCGACCTGCACCGGCCGGGTCGTCGCCGTCACGGACGGCCTGGCCACCATCGAACTCGCCGTAACCCTCGCCGACGGCACCACCACGCTGACCGGCGAGGCGGTCATCGACGTCACCTGA
- a CDS encoding MaoC family dehydratase N-terminal domain-containing protein → MPVDPDQARALTFAPITVTVERGRLRSFANAIGQTDPVYVDLDAARQAGHPDLPVPPTFFFSLEMEGPDPWGYLAELGVDLRRVLHGEQSFTYHSMMHAGDTVALRTRIDDVYAKRGGALEFLVRRTDVIRDGDLVAEATSVIVVRNPEVPR, encoded by the coding sequence ATGCCCGTCGACCCGGACCAGGCCAGGGCGCTGACGTTCGCGCCGATCACCGTCACCGTGGAGCGCGGCCGGCTGCGGTCCTTCGCCAACGCCATCGGCCAGACCGACCCGGTTTACGTCGACCTGGACGCCGCCAGGCAGGCGGGCCACCCGGACCTGCCCGTACCACCCACGTTCTTCTTCAGCCTCGAAATGGAGGGGCCGGACCCGTGGGGCTACCTCGCCGAGCTGGGCGTCGACCTGCGCCGGGTCCTGCACGGCGAGCAGTCGTTCACCTACCACTCGATGATGCACGCCGGTGACACCGTCGCGCTGCGCACCCGGATCGACGACGTGTACGCCAAGCGGGGCGGCGCGCTGGAGTTCCTGGTCCGCAGGACCGACGTCATACGCGACGGCGACCTGGTGGCCGAGGCGACCTCTGTGATCGTCGTACGCAATCCGGAGGTGCCCCGATGA
- a CDS encoding AMP-binding protein, with protein MHLIEFFDRGVRLNPGGTAFVRPDGSGAVTYAEAEVITHRVAAALRRDGVAPGTPVAVASPNSPIVFPCVLGVLRAGCTWVAVNARSTPEEIATLLSTVGARALLYAGGPGTAVEHVRQTVPSIEHFVAMDAAVDDDPTLESWLAPADSRVPLPPLDEEAIAALIGTGGTTGRSKVVRISHRAFATMVAAFHAHMPERDPVHLVAAPMTHAAGAVVFPVLTVGGTNIVHSTVVPGEILDSIERNRVTRLFLPPTAVYALLADPDVRRRDLSSLRYLLYGAAPMSVAKLAEALDVFGPVMAQFYGQTELPMMCTFLSPEEHAEAVADPALHRRLASCGRQTVVADVAVMGDDGLCPTGEPGEIVVRSSLRMSGYLHEPEQTAAVQLDGGWQATGDVGYLDDDGYVYLVDRKRDLIISGGFNVFPSEVEQVIWAHPAVKDCAVIGLPDEKWGERVTAVVEVKPGAEVDAADLIALCRQRVGSVKAPKEVLFRQLPRSAVGKVLKRELREEYWAGQARRV; from the coding sequence ATGCACCTGATCGAGTTCTTCGACCGCGGCGTACGACTCAATCCCGGCGGGACCGCGTTCGTCCGCCCCGACGGGTCCGGCGCCGTCACGTACGCCGAGGCGGAGGTCATCACCCACCGCGTCGCGGCGGCGCTGCGCCGCGACGGCGTCGCGCCGGGCACCCCCGTCGCGGTGGCCAGCCCCAACTCCCCGATCGTCTTCCCCTGCGTGCTCGGCGTGCTGCGGGCGGGCTGCACCTGGGTGGCGGTCAACGCCCGGTCGACTCCCGAGGAGATCGCGACCTTGCTGAGCACCGTCGGGGCCCGCGCGTTGCTCTACGCGGGCGGGCCCGGCACGGCGGTGGAGCACGTACGACAGACCGTGCCGTCCATCGAGCACTTCGTGGCGATGGACGCGGCGGTCGACGACGATCCCACCCTGGAGAGCTGGCTGGCACCGGCGGACAGCCGGGTGCCCCTGCCCCCGCTCGACGAGGAGGCGATCGCCGCGCTGATCGGCACCGGCGGCACCACCGGCCGCTCGAAAGTGGTGCGGATCTCCCACCGCGCCTTCGCCACGATGGTCGCGGCGTTCCACGCCCACATGCCGGAGCGGGACCCGGTGCACCTGGTCGCCGCGCCGATGACGCACGCCGCCGGCGCCGTGGTGTTCCCGGTTCTCACCGTGGGCGGCACCAACATCGTGCACAGCACGGTCGTGCCCGGCGAGATCCTGGACTCGATCGAACGCAACCGGGTCACCCGGCTGTTCCTGCCGCCGACGGCTGTCTACGCCCTCCTCGCCGATCCCGACGTACGCCGCCGTGACCTGTCGAGTCTGCGCTACCTGCTGTACGGCGCGGCGCCGATGTCGGTGGCCAAGCTGGCGGAGGCGCTGGACGTTTTCGGGCCGGTCATGGCCCAGTTCTACGGGCAGACCGAGCTGCCGATGATGTGCACCTTCCTCAGCCCGGAGGAGCACGCCGAGGCCGTGGCCGACCCGGCCCTGCACCGCCGGCTGGCCAGCTGCGGACGGCAGACCGTGGTCGCCGACGTCGCCGTCATGGGTGATGACGGCCTCTGCCCCACGGGGGAGCCCGGCGAGATCGTCGTACGCAGCTCGCTGCGGATGAGCGGCTACCTCCACGAGCCGGAGCAGACCGCCGCGGTCCAGCTCGACGGCGGCTGGCAGGCCACCGGCGATGTCGGCTACCTGGACGACGACGGCTACGTCTACCTCGTCGACCGCAAGCGCGACCTGATCATCTCCGGCGGCTTCAACGTCTTCCCCAGCGAGGTCGAGCAGGTCATCTGGGCCCATCCGGCGGTCAAGGACTGCGCCGTGATCGGGCTCCCGGACGAGAAGTGGGGCGAACGCGTCACCGCGGTCGTCGAGGTCAAGCCCGGCGCCGAGGTCGACGCCGCGGACCTGATCGCACTGTGCAGGCAACGCGTCGGCAGCGTCAAGGCCCCGAAGGAGGTCCTGTTCCGTCAACTTCCCCGGTCCGCCGTCGGCAAGGTACTCAAGCGCGAGCTGCGCGAGGAGTACTGGGCCGGGCAGGCGCGCCGGGTGTAG
- a CDS encoding lipid-transfer protein, whose translation MSRRVLVAGVGMVAFATPRTSQTYDVLGEQATRAALADAGVDYAHLRQAYVGYVYGDSTCGQAALYRVGQTGIPIVNVNNNCSTGSSALFLARQAVESGAADCVLALGFEQMRRGALTAQWSDRPTPFDRFDEVSTRIQGGSDAPMAARYFGGAGAAYAARFGTRPETFAKIAVKARRHAANNPYAVFRDPVTVEEVLASPPIYGPLTRLQCCPPTCGAAAAVLCDEDFARRHGLRTDVAIRAQAMTTDQPSTFDSGDPRALVGYHMSRAAARQVYESSGVGPEDLRVVELHDCFTTNELLTYEAIGLTPEGTAEKFIDDGDNTYGGRVVTNPSGGLLSKGHPLGATGLAQCAELVWQLRGQAGARQVADATVALQHNIGLGGAAVVTLYEKLS comes from the coding sequence ATGAGTCGACGAGTGCTCGTGGCGGGCGTGGGCATGGTCGCGTTCGCCACCCCGAGGACCAGCCAGACCTATGACGTGCTCGGCGAGCAGGCGACACGAGCCGCGCTCGCGGATGCCGGAGTCGACTACGCGCACCTGCGGCAGGCGTACGTCGGCTACGTGTACGGCGACTCGACGTGCGGGCAGGCCGCGCTCTACCGGGTCGGCCAGACCGGCATCCCGATCGTGAACGTCAACAACAACTGCTCGACCGGTTCGTCCGCGCTGTTCCTGGCCCGGCAGGCGGTCGAGTCCGGCGCGGCGGACTGCGTACTGGCGCTGGGGTTCGAGCAGATGCGGCGGGGCGCGTTGACAGCGCAGTGGTCGGACCGGCCCACCCCGTTCGACCGGTTCGACGAGGTCTCGACCCGGATCCAGGGCGGCAGCGACGCCCCGATGGCCGCCCGGTACTTCGGAGGCGCGGGTGCGGCATACGCCGCGCGGTTCGGCACCCGGCCGGAGACCTTCGCCAAGATCGCGGTCAAGGCCCGCCGGCACGCCGCGAACAACCCGTACGCGGTGTTCCGGGATCCGGTCACCGTCGAGGAGGTCCTCGCCTCGCCGCCCATCTACGGTCCACTGACCCGCCTCCAGTGCTGCCCGCCGACCTGCGGGGCGGCGGCCGCGGTGCTCTGCGACGAGGACTTCGCCCGCCGCCACGGCCTGCGTACCGACGTGGCGATCAGAGCGCAGGCGATGACCACCGACCAGCCGTCGACGTTCGACAGCGGCGACCCGCGTGCCCTCGTCGGCTACCACATGTCCCGGGCCGCCGCGAGGCAGGTGTACGAGAGCTCCGGCGTGGGCCCCGAGGACCTGCGCGTAGTGGAACTGCACGACTGCTTCACCACCAACGAACTGCTGACCTACGAGGCGATCGGCCTGACCCCGGAGGGCACCGCCGAGAAGTTCATCGACGACGGCGACAACACCTACGGCGGTCGGGTGGTGACCAACCCCTCCGGCGGCCTGCTGTCGAAGGGGCACCCGCTGGGCGCGACCGGGCTGGCGCAGTGCGCCGAACTGGTCTGGCAACTGCGCGGCCAGGCGGGGGCGCGGCAGGTGGCCGACGCCACCGTGGCGTTGCAGCACAACATCGGCCTCGGCGGCGCCGCCGTCGTGACCCTTTACGAGAAGCTGAGCTGA
- a CDS encoding fumarylacetoacetate hydrolase family protein — MRLTTIRLDGGTYAGRVTGDRVILLPFRDVGELLASGPDWQERAAGAAAPTVSLAEVEFAPLTPRPEKIICVGVNYADHIAEVGLPTPEHLTIFAKYSRSLIGPYDDILLPPQSHAVDWEVELGVVIGSPVRHADAEQALAAVAGYTVVNDVTMRDWQLRTSQFLQGKTFEASTPVGPFLVTPDEVDHARDLDMTCAVDDSVVQKSTTAAMLFPVGEIISYVSSIITLVPGDLIATGTPAGIGAARKPPVFLSAGQTLRTAIAGLGEQANRCVGSTAA, encoded by the coding sequence ATGCGACTGACGACGATCCGCCTGGACGGGGGCACGTACGCCGGCCGGGTGACCGGCGACCGGGTCATCCTGCTGCCGTTCCGGGATGTCGGCGAACTCCTCGCGTCCGGACCGGATTGGCAGGAGCGCGCAGCGGGCGCCGCCGCGCCGACCGTATCGCTGGCGGAGGTCGAGTTCGCGCCCCTCACGCCGCGCCCGGAAAAGATCATCTGCGTCGGGGTCAACTACGCCGATCACATCGCCGAGGTCGGACTGCCGACGCCGGAACACCTGACGATCTTCGCGAAGTACAGCCGCAGCCTCATCGGCCCGTACGACGACATCCTGCTGCCGCCGCAGTCGCACGCCGTCGACTGGGAGGTCGAACTCGGCGTGGTCATCGGCAGCCCGGTGCGGCACGCCGACGCGGAGCAGGCCCTGGCGGCCGTGGCCGGCTACACCGTCGTCAACGACGTCACGATGCGTGACTGGCAGCTACGGACCTCGCAGTTCCTGCAAGGCAAGACCTTCGAGGCGTCCACCCCGGTGGGTCCGTTCCTGGTCACACCGGACGAGGTCGACCACGCGCGCGACCTCGACATGACCTGCGCGGTGGACGACAGCGTCGTGCAGAAGTCCACCACCGCCGCCATGTTGTTCCCGGTCGGCGAGATCATCTCCTACGTCAGCTCGATCATCACCCTCGTACCAGGGGATCTCATCGCCACCGGCACGCCCGCCGGGATCGGCGCGGCCCGCAAGCCCCCGGTGTTCCTCTCCGCCGGCCAGACGTTGCGGACCGCGATCGCGGGCCTCGGCGAGCAGGCCAACCGGTGCGTCGGGTCGACCGCGGCCTGA
- a CDS encoding MFS transporter: MQQRGQLRQTDSVPDVPTASASPETDDIPARIERIPVGPFHYRLAGTLGVGTFFDGFDSTSIAVILTVVIAYFDISTAEAGVLVAAGYLGQFLGALVIGALADRFGRRPAFILSLVTFGVFSAVCAIAWSATSLGLLRAVQGLGLGAEVPVAATLINEYLGARNRGRVAVAYQSTFNWGLLAAPIVGIIALRSFGEDAGWRVLLAVGALPVIVAVYAWLRLPESARWLAERGRRAEAETYVARMEQQARERGVELAPPRAAPPAARGSLRLGELLAPAYRRRTLMLAAIWFLTFFVGYGYAVWMPTLYVRVGGLRTTQALALTVLVGVLQLAMVYVTAFLADRVGRKPLLTWGFVIMTAGALVGFVGVGLMGVHGWPMLLAAAALFAVGATAPTSTLYLYTAELYPTRMRAWATSACSSINRLASILSPVLVGALLGTSLGAGSVFLSFVIASAVALVVVVTAGIETRRRALEEISR; encoded by the coding sequence ATGCAGCAGAGAGGTCAGCTTCGACAGACAGATTCGGTCCCCGACGTACCGACAGCCAGCGCTTCCCCGGAAACCGACGACATCCCCGCCCGGATCGAACGCATCCCGGTGGGTCCCTTCCACTACCGGCTCGCCGGCACACTCGGCGTCGGCACCTTCTTCGACGGGTTCGACTCGACCAGCATCGCGGTCATCCTGACCGTCGTCATCGCGTACTTCGACATCAGCACCGCCGAGGCCGGCGTCCTCGTCGCCGCCGGCTATCTGGGGCAGTTCCTCGGGGCGCTGGTCATCGGCGCGCTCGCCGACCGGTTCGGGCGACGGCCGGCGTTCATCCTGTCCCTCGTCACCTTCGGCGTCTTCTCCGCCGTGTGCGCGATCGCCTGGAGCGCCACCAGCCTCGGCCTGCTCCGCGCGGTGCAGGGCCTCGGCCTCGGCGCCGAGGTGCCGGTGGCGGCGACCCTCATCAACGAGTACCTGGGCGCCCGCAACCGGGGTCGGGTCGCGGTCGCCTACCAGTCCACCTTCAACTGGGGGCTGCTCGCGGCCCCGATCGTCGGGATCATCGCGCTGCGCAGCTTCGGCGAGGACGCCGGCTGGCGGGTGCTGCTCGCGGTCGGCGCCCTGCCGGTCATCGTCGCGGTCTACGCCTGGCTGCGGCTTCCGGAATCGGCCCGCTGGCTGGCGGAGCGGGGCCGCCGAGCCGAGGCCGAAACGTACGTGGCGCGGATGGAACAGCAGGCCAGGGAGCGAGGGGTCGAGCTGGCACCACCCCGGGCGGCACCGCCGGCAGCCCGCGGCAGCCTGCGGCTCGGTGAACTCCTCGCCCCGGCCTACCGGCGGCGCACCCTGATGCTGGCGGCGATCTGGTTCCTGACCTTCTTCGTCGGCTACGGGTACGCCGTGTGGATGCCGACGCTGTACGTCCGGGTCGGCGGCCTGCGGACGACGCAGGCGCTGGCGTTGACCGTGCTGGTCGGCGTGCTGCAACTGGCCATGGTCTACGTGACCGCGTTCCTGGCCGACCGGGTCGGACGTAAGCCGCTGCTGACCTGGGGCTTCGTCATCATGACCGCGGGCGCGCTGGTGGGCTTCGTCGGCGTCGGGCTCATGGGCGTGCACGGGTGGCCGATGCTGCTCGCGGCGGCGGCGCTGTTCGCCGTCGGCGCCACCGCCCCGACGAGCACGCTGTACCTGTACACCGCCGAGCTGTATCCCACCCGGATGCGCGCCTGGGCCACCTCGGCGTGCAGCAGCATCAACCGGCTGGCGAGCATCCTCTCGCCGGTGCTGGTCGGGGCGCTGCTCGGGACCAGCCTCGGCGCCGGGTCGGTGTTCCTGTCGTTCGTGATCGCGTCGGCGGTCGCGCTCGTGGTCGTGGTGACGGCGGGCATCGAGACCCGCCGCCGCGCGCTGGAGGAGATCTCCCGCTGA
- a CDS encoding endo-1,4-beta-xylanase, whose translation MRRWGPVIALLAALLGSMVAAAPAGPSTEATPATLRTLAAVRGIKIGSAVNITALATDDRYRDTLHQQFDSVTAENAMKWSRLETAGDDAYDWSAADYLVETAESFGQKIRGHTLAWHNSNPTWTSNLSAAERDAAMLEHVRTTVSRYAGRVDVWDVVNEPISDKDDARLRDYWTDLGGEDAIVRVFETARAADPTARLYLNDYNVEHAGAKSDAYYALAARLKSRGLLDGVGFQTHLTTRVNEATGFRAVLQRFADLGVEVAVTELDVRVPMAPTAEDKIKQRLLFRRATNACLAVSRCVSVTVWGFTDSYSWANADDDPEYGNATLYDTAIEAKGTYWAVYRALARRDVDTQAVAGHSGRCLHVVNGSTEPGAKLQQYTCTGSTSQVFRFRRLAPRTFQITNTANGLCLGIDGASRADRAKVIQETCVEGAPAQTFVLRPATGDGAGDGRQYQIVAQHSGKCVEVRGGNLTNSGRVEQSACHRDPAHTDNQVWTVLWGHL comes from the coding sequence ATGCGGCGCTGGGGGCCCGTCATCGCGTTGCTCGCGGCGCTGCTGGGCTCGATGGTCGCGGCCGCACCGGCCGGCCCGTCGACCGAGGCCACCCCGGCGACGCTGCGGACACTCGCCGCCGTGCGGGGCATCAAAATCGGCTCGGCCGTCAACATCACCGCACTCGCCACCGACGACAGGTACCGGGACACGCTGCACCAGCAGTTCGACTCCGTCACGGCGGAGAACGCGATGAAATGGAGCCGGCTGGAGACGGCCGGCGACGACGCGTACGACTGGAGCGCCGCCGACTACCTGGTGGAGACCGCCGAGTCGTTCGGCCAGAAGATACGGGGACACACCCTCGCCTGGCACAACAGCAACCCCACCTGGACGTCGAACCTGAGCGCGGCCGAGCGCGACGCCGCCATGCTGGAGCACGTCCGGACGACGGTGTCCCGCTACGCCGGCCGCGTCGACGTCTGGGACGTCGTGAACGAGCCGATCTCCGACAAGGACGACGCCCGCCTCCGCGACTACTGGACCGACCTCGGCGGCGAGGACGCGATCGTCCGCGTGTTCGAGACCGCTCGGGCCGCGGACCCCACCGCCCGGCTCTACCTCAACGACTACAACGTCGAGCACGCCGGCGCGAAGAGCGACGCCTACTACGCGCTCGCCGCGCGCCTGAAGTCGCGGGGGCTGCTCGACGGCGTCGGTTTCCAGACGCACCTGACCACCCGGGTGAACGAGGCCACCGGATTCCGCGCCGTGCTGCAACGCTTCGCGGACCTCGGCGTCGAGGTCGCCGTCACCGAGCTTGACGTACGCGTCCCGATGGCGCCGACCGCCGAGGACAAGATCAAGCAGCGGCTGCTCTTCCGCCGGGCCACCAACGCCTGCCTGGCGGTCTCCCGCTGCGTATCGGTGACAGTGTGGGGCTTCACCGACAGCTACTCGTGGGCGAACGCCGACGACGACCCGGAGTACGGCAACGCCACCCTCTACGACACCGCCATCGAGGCGAAGGGCACGTACTGGGCGGTGTACCGGGCGCTCGCCCGCCGTGACGTCGACACGCAGGCGGTGGCGGGGCACTCGGGCCGCTGCCTGCACGTGGTCAACGGCAGCACCGAGCCCGGCGCGAAACTACAGCAGTACACCTGCACCGGCAGCACGTCCCAGGTGTTCCGGTTCCGGCGGCTCGCCCCGCGAACGTTCCAGATCACGAACACGGCCAACGGGCTCTGCCTCGGCATCGACGGCGCGAGCCGAGCCGACCGGGCGAAGGTCATCCAGGAGACGTGCGTCGAGGGCGCACCCGCGCAGACGTTCGTGCTGCGCCCCGCGACCGGGGACGGTGCGGGCGACGGGCGGCAGTACCAGATCGTCGCCCAGCACAGCGGAAAGTGCGTCGAGGTGCGCGGCGGGAACCTCACCAACTCCGGGCGGGTCGAGCAGTCCGCCTGCCACCGCGACCCGGCCCACACCGACAACCAGGTCTGGACCGTGCTCTGGGGGCATCTCTGA
- a CDS encoding SDR family NAD(P)-dependent oxidoreductase gives MAKLDGKVAIVSGSGRGIGREIARKLAAEGAAVVVNDLDEAPAEQTVADIETAGGRAVACVGNVTEDGFAERFVRSAVDRLGGLDIIVNNAGYTWDTVIQKMTDEQWDAILDVHLRAPFRILRAAQPAISAAVKRAQAAGEPVPVRKVVNISSIAGLSGNAGQVNYAAAKAGVTGLTKALAKEWGRYHVTVNTVAFGLIRTRLTDTAADGDSTIDVQGRRIRVGVNPDLLSAAERMIPLGRAGTPADAAGAVYLLTIPESDYVTGQTLVCGGGLTL, from the coding sequence ATGGCAAAGCTCGACGGAAAGGTCGCGATCGTCTCCGGCTCCGGCCGCGGCATCGGCCGGGAGATCGCCCGCAAACTCGCCGCCGAGGGCGCCGCGGTCGTGGTCAACGACCTCGACGAGGCACCGGCCGAACAGACCGTCGCCGACATCGAGACCGCCGGCGGCCGGGCGGTCGCCTGCGTCGGCAACGTCACCGAGGACGGCTTCGCGGAACGGTTCGTCCGCAGCGCGGTGGACCGCCTCGGCGGCCTCGACATCATCGTCAACAACGCTGGCTACACCTGGGACACAGTGATTCAGAAGATGACCGACGAACAGTGGGACGCCATCCTCGACGTGCACCTCAGGGCGCCGTTCCGGATCCTGCGCGCCGCCCAGCCGGCGATCTCCGCCGCCGTCAAGCGGGCCCAGGCGGCCGGCGAACCGGTGCCCGTCCGCAAGGTCGTCAACATCTCCTCCATCGCCGGGCTCAGCGGCAACGCCGGCCAGGTCAACTACGCGGCGGCCAAGGCGGGCGTCACCGGCCTGACCAAGGCGCTGGCCAAGGAGTGGGGCCGCTACCACGTCACCGTCAACACGGTCGCGTTCGGGCTGATCAGGACCCGGCTCACCGACACGGCCGCCGACGGCGACAGCACCATCGACGTGCAGGGCCGGCGGATCAGGGTCGGCGTCAACCCCGACCTGCTGTCGGCGGCGGAGCGCATGATCCCGCTCGGCCGCGCCGGCACGCCGGCCGACGCGGCCGGCGCGGTCTACCTGCTGACCATCCCCGAGTCCGACTACGTCACCGGTCAGACCCTGGTCTGCGGCGGCGGCCTCACCCTCTGA
- a CDS encoding AAA domain-containing protein, translated as MVGGLAVPPAVEAERVITAVLADLRSGTHRGVVVDSPPGAGKSTLVVRAAVELAAAGEPLIIVAQTNEQVDDLIDRLARKAPELRIGRLSAADYRPSQRVEGHETVRVAAKVADLAASAVIIGTAAKWATVAEGVWPWAIVDEAYQMRSDALLRVAGRFERALFVGDPGQLDPFSTVETARWTGLSWDPMQSAVATLLRHNPDLPVHRLPVSWRLPASAAPVVAEAFYPFTGFRAGTGPTDRALTFTEPGPGDAYDATVDVAAATGWGLYELPARHTLRTDGEAAAACAALALRVLRRGAVAVSEQAPDGAPVTADRIAVGAAHRDQAAAIRARLGEAGAGITVDTANRLQGREYDVTIVLHPLSGRRDATAFHLESGRLCVLASRHRHACVVVARAGIAELLDAHPSTERVHLDLPVKFPDGWAANQAMLTHLSRRSIGGAS; from the coding sequence ATGGTCGGCGGACTCGCGGTGCCGCCCGCGGTCGAGGCCGAGCGGGTCATCACCGCCGTGCTGGCCGACCTGCGCTCCGGCACGCACCGGGGCGTGGTGGTCGACTCCCCGCCCGGCGCCGGCAAGTCCACCCTCGTGGTGCGCGCCGCCGTCGAACTGGCCGCCGCCGGCGAGCCCCTGATCATCGTGGCGCAGACCAACGAACAGGTCGACGACCTCATCGACCGCCTCGCCCGCAAGGCCCCCGAGCTGCGTATCGGCCGGCTCTCCGCCGCGGACTACCGGCCGTCGCAGCGGGTCGAGGGCCACGAGACGGTCCGGGTCGCGGCGAAGGTCGCCGACCTCGCCGCGTCGGCCGTCATCATCGGTACGGCCGCCAAGTGGGCCACCGTCGCCGAGGGCGTCTGGCCGTGGGCGATCGTGGACGAGGCGTACCAGATGCGTTCGGACGCCCTGCTGCGGGTGGCCGGCCGGTTCGAGCGGGCGCTGTTCGTCGGTGACCCCGGTCAGCTCGACCCGTTCTCCACCGTCGAGACCGCACGTTGGACCGGCCTGAGCTGGGATCCGATGCAGTCGGCCGTGGCCACGCTGCTGCGGCACAACCCGGACCTGCCGGTGCACCGGCTGCCGGTGTCCTGGCGGCTGCCCGCCAGCGCGGCGCCGGTGGTGGCGGAGGCGTTCTATCCGTTCACCGGTTTCCGGGCCGGCACCGGGCCCACCGACCGGGCACTGACGTTCACCGAACCCGGGCCCGGCGACGCCTACGACGCGACCGTGGACGTGGCCGCCGCCACCGGCTGGGGGCTGTACGAGCTGCCGGCCCGGCACACGCTGCGTACGGATGGCGAGGCCGCGGCGGCCTGCGCGGCCCTCGCCCTGCGGGTGTTGCGGCGTGGCGCGGTCGCGGTCTCCGAGCAGGCGCCCGACGGCGCGCCCGTCACGGCGGACCGGATCGCCGTCGGCGCCGCCCACCGCGACCAGGCGGCGGCGATCCGGGCCCGGCTCGGTGAGGCCGGCGCGGGCATCACCGTCGACACCGCCAACCGGCTCCAGGGCCGGGAGTACGACGTGACGATCGTGCTGCACCCGTTGTCCGGGCGGCGGGACGCCACCGCGTTCCACCTGGAGTCGGGGCGGCTGTGCGTGCTCGCCTCCCGGCACCGGCACGCGTGTGTCGTGGTGGCCCGGGCCGGGATCGCCGAGCTGCTCGACGCGCACCCGTCGACCGAGCGGGTGCACCTGGACCTGCCGGTGAAGTTCCCGGACGGCTGGGCGGCCAACCAGGCCATGCTGACCCACCTCTCCCGACGTTCGATCGGCGGGGCCTCCTGA